The Penicillium psychrofluorescens genome assembly, chromosome: 2 nucleotide sequence AGAATCGAGGGAGACACGGGTCCGTCAAGGAGACAAAGGCCGTCGGAAGCAGATGCACAAAGGCCGTTGCGATGAGCACGCCAGTGCCAAAGTGTCTGGATATGAAAAGAAAGCGGCGCGGAATCGGGAGACGGGGAAAGCGACGAGCGAGAATAGGAAATGAGCATGCTGATTGCACGCGAACAGCAATTAGCCGGGCCCACccagaaaaaggaaagagatTGAGAACGTACCTAATGTGCTGAGTCCGAGAATGAGGAATACCGCCATGACATGCAATGGAGTGTTGTAGGCTCCGCGCTCGGTGGTGCCACATGCTGGCGAGTCTGCATCTCGACGCCGGAGCTCTGCTCTCAACAGGGAATCGGGGATGTGCGCCACGGAGAAGGGGGGGTCGTCTGGGGAAGAACATAGGGGAGTGAGTTGAGAGCAGACCTTGGGCAATCATTGGGGGGGCTTACCTGAGGAAGGGCTATCCGGCCAGGCCGGAGTACCCGGCATCATTGTTGCCGAACGGGAGTCACAGAGGATGTTGGGGCCATTCCTTGAGGCAGTTGGTGCAGGCAAGTTCAGTCTAGAAAGACACGCGGTGGGAATCTTATTCGGGCTTAGTCATCTGTCAATACTTCCAATTGAACTATGTAGTATGAACTACAATCCCTTGAATAACTAGATAGAGAAATCGCAAACCGATGGTCACCGCAAAACattgaagaagatgctgaCTCGCTCATAGTCGACTTCCGAGCCCCCGGTCTTGGGCACACCTCGTGTCGGTCCTGCAATGGCTTCCACGTCGACCTTGCTCATGCCCGGCGGCAGCTGTATATCATAATTTAGAGTGGTAGCCTCCCCAGATGTCGGGTTCAGCCGCTGCATGCCCATGAGAGTGGCCAGCTTTATCTGTCGCTGTGGCGTACTGGATGCCAAGGTAGACCGCACCGTCAGCAGGTTATGTGACGAGGGCAGGTTGATCGTGATCGACTGTTGGGCAACCGTAGCCGATGGAGGGATATCTAAGCAAAAGTCCTCCGGCAAGGACAGCGTCGGATGAGTGAGTATCTGAATATTCTGTATCAGAGCAGAGCTGGCGTCTAGGAGACGGTTAGTATCTGCATCAACACCGCATTGGATGACCTAAAACGAACCTTGCCCAGGCCGTCGCAAATGAGAATCCACGCCGAAGGGCTGTTGGTACGGTGTCTGATCTAGTCGCATCGTCAACAGAGAGGTCACTATGTAAGGAAGTTGATGTGGCTGGGACGAACGCACTCTCGTGATACGATAATCCCCCGGGCCCGGGAAGCGAGTGTCGGGCATACCCCATGGGAACATTCAAATAAGGCTGCGACATCTCGTGATGGGACGACACATCATCCTTGATTCCCATAGGAACGGCCTGGGATTGCTCTACAGCGGATGGTGTGCTCGATCCCGGGCTTGCCAACCCTCTTCGGAGTCTCGTCCGAGGGGACAATCGGTGCACGTCGATCTCTTGACTGGCAGATCCCGCTCGAACAAGGTCCTGTTGGCGTTTCAGCGCTTCGTTATCGACCGTGACGCCGGATCGCCGTGCATCGTCTCGCAAGGGCGGGTCCGAGTTCTGCGCAGACATTTTCAATGTCAACTTTTGGCCCATTGGATTAGGTGTCATTGAGCCCATCTTGAGTTTGATGCGAGGCGGATCGGGGTCTCCATCTACCTGAGGGGGATCCAGGACCAGCTTTTTGGCTTCTGCAACTCGCCGTCGGAAATATTCCTGGTCGATTCGTCAATGGGAGAACTAGAGAAATCACCAAAATGATCTTACTTCCAAGATGCCCGCGAGATTGCTGATATCGCTGCCATCCTCGTTGTATTCTCTGGCATTTCGCCATATGTAGCTGACTTCCTCTTCAAAGGCCTGCCAGGTTGGATACGCGGTCACCTTAGTTGGGTTGTTCCTGATGTCTGTGCCGCGGACTTTCTTTTGGATACTCCTGAGAGATACAGGATGCTGAATGATCTCATAGTAATCTCGATAGAGATTCCGATCAGGTTTGCCGATGAACGGGTAGGAAACCTCATCGCCACTAGATTAAGGAGTTAGCCAAAAGACGGCAAAAAAAGGGTCCGGTCATAATGCTCACTCGTCGTCCCTTAGCCGTGCCAGCTCTGTCATAATCTTATCCTGTGCCTGCTGGAGGGTATTGCCTTCGAAACTCTTCTCGGTCTCCTCATCCTGttcctcctccacttcttccacttcttcctcttcctcctcttcctcctcttcttcttcatcttcttcttctccttcttcttcttcttcgccctctGAGGCCTCTTGCGATAATCCTTTGTC carries:
- a CDS encoding uncharacterized protein (ID:PFLUO_003055-T1.cds;~source:funannotate) yields the protein MSTKRRVAVAAPSETRLRGQKRRKVSDADDHMDSDTSQLITDIGSELLSQIKAAKDRRGRLIAEEFLELPDRKRNAAYYRAIPKPIALDTVKDKLNDHQYDSTETLEEDLDLMVENAKSYNEDSSQIFTDAVRIRKMVADLMPKLIKQHGGLPAGARASEDAKDKGLSQEASEGEEEEEGEEEDEEEEEEEEEEEEVEEVEEEQDEETEKSFEGNTLQQAQDKIMTELARLRDDDGDEVSYPFIGKPDRNLYRDYYEIIQHPVSLRSIQKKVRGTDIRNNPTKVTAYPTWQAFEEEVSYIWRNAREYNEDGSDISNLAGILEEYFRRRVAEAKKLVLDPPQVDGDPDPPRIKLKMGSMTPNPMGQKLTLKMSAQNSDPPLRDDARRSGVTVDNEALKRQQDLVRAGSASQEIDVHRLSPRTRLRRGLASPGSSTPSAVEQSQAVPMGIKDDVSSHHEMSQPYLNVPMGYARHSLPGPGGLSYHENQTPYQQPFGVDSHLRRPGQDASSALIQNIQILTHPTLSLPEDFCLDIPPSATVAQQSITINLPSSHNLLTVRSTLASSTPQRQIKLATLMGMQRLNPTSGEATTLNYDIQLPPGMSKVDVEAIAGPTRGVPKTGGSEVDYERVSIFFNVLR